From the Musa acuminata AAA Group cultivar baxijiao chromosome BXJ3-7, Cavendish_Baxijiao_AAA, whole genome shotgun sequence genome, one window contains:
- the LOC135643819 gene encoding homeobox-leucine zipper protein HOX18-like, with the protein MIQEEECDVVLRLAVGGGEKTPVREISERLMRPANERDEAEGTRRKLRLSEEQLSLLEDSFRAHNTLAHVCTRVSSILVIPMDFSSCFRGLTIDLSWQDEKRELAQRLHLQPRRKLKQTEEDCESLRKCCQRLTNENRRLKRELMELRAARLITCSSCEKIARDEKKTINS; encoded by the exons ATGATACAAGAGGAGGAGTGCGACGTAGTCCTCCGTCTCGCAGTAGGAGGCGGGGAGAAGACTCCAGTTCGAGAGATCTCGGAGAGGCTCATGAGACCGGCAAACGAGAGAGACGAGGCGGAAGGCACGAGAAGGAAGCTGAGGCTCTCCGAAGAGCAGCTGAGCTTGCTTGAAGATAGCTTCAGAGCCCACAACACGCTCGCCCATGTCTGCACCCGTGTATCATCCATCCTTGTTATACCCATGGATTTCAGCTCTTGCTTCCGCGGGCTAACCATCGACCTCTCTTGGCAGGACGAGAAGCGAGAGCTGGCGCAGAGGTTGCACTTACAGCCAAG GAGGAAACTGAAGCAGACCGAAGAGGACTGTGAGTCCCTGAGGAAGTGCTGCCAGAGGCTCACCAACGAGAACAGAAGACTCAAGAGGGAGTTGATGGAGCTGAGGGCAGCGAGGCTAATAACGTGTTCCTCGTGCGAGAAGATAGCGAGGGACGAGAAGAAGACCATTAATTCCTGA
- the LOC103991920 gene encoding adagio-like protein 1 isoform X1 — MEWDSDSEGPSDGEEEGFLLSGGAGAFSFAVEGMLRPASSCGLVVSDALEPDYPIIYVNRGFEEASGYRAEEVLGRNCRFLQCRGPFAQRRHPLVDATVVSEIRKCLEEGIEFQGDLLNFRKDGSPLMNRLQLTPIYGDDDIITHYIAIQFFTDTNVELGPLLSSTVKESARPDRLIASYVVQPISAGHGLICRELCSMLQLSDEVLCQKIFSRLSPRDIASVGSVCMRLYELTKNEDLWKMVCQNAWGSETTRALETVPGAKRLGWGRLARELTTLEAAAWRKLRVGGAVEPSRCNFSACAVGNRVFLFGGEGVNMQPMNDTFVLDLNASNPEWRHVKVTSAPPGRWGHTLSCLNGSWLVVFGGCGTQGLLNDVFILDLDAQFPAWREISGLAPPMPRSWHSSCTLDDTKLVVSGGCADSGVLLSDTHLLDVTMEKPVWREIPASWTPPSRLGHSLSVYDGRKILMFGGLAKSGPLRLRSSDVFTMDLSEEEPCWRCITGSGMPGAGNPAGIGPPPRLDHVAVSLPGGRILIFGGSVAGLHSASQLYLLDPTEEKPTWRILNVPGSPPRFAWGHSTCVVGGTRAIVLGGQTGEEWMLSELYELSLASSII, encoded by the exons ATGGAGTGGGACAGTGATTCCGAGGGCCCGAGCGACGGCGAGGAGGAGGGCTTCCTGCTGAGCGGCGGCGCGGGGGCGTTCTCGTTCGCGGTGGAGGGCATGCTACGGCCGGCGTCGTCGTGCGGGTTGGTGGTTTCCGATGCGCTTGAGCCTGACTACCCGATCATCTATGTCAACCGGGGTTTCGAGGAGGCCAGCGGCTATCGCGCCGAGGAGGTGCTTGGAAGGAACTG CCGGTTCTTGCAATGCAGAGGACCATTTGCTCAAAGGCGGCATCCTTTAGTAGATGCCACTGTAGTTTCTGAGATACGGAAGTgccttgaggagggaattgaattCCAAGGTGATCTATTGAATTTTAGGAAGGATGGTTCTCCATTGATGAATAGGCTTCAGCTAACACCAATTTATGGGGATGATGATATCATAACTCATTATATAGCCATTCAGTTCTTCACTGACACAAATGTTGAATTGGGACCTCTACTTAGTTCTACCGTTAAGGAATCTGCCAGACCTGATCGTTTGATAGCTAGTTATGTGGTCCAACCTATTTCAGCTGGTCATGGACTTATCTGTCGTGAACTTTGTAGCATGTTGCAACTGAGTGACGAGGTCTTGTGTCAGAAAATATTTTCAAGGTTGTCTCCAAGAGATATTGCATCTGTTGGTTCTGTATGCATGAGGCTGTATGAACTTACAAAGAATGAGGATCTCTGGAAAATGGTTTGTCAGAATGCATGGGGCAGTGAAACTACTCGTGCATTAGAAACTGTTCCAGGAGCTAAAAGACTTGGTTGGGGAAGACTTGCAAGAGAACTAACCACCCTAGAAGCTGCTGCATGGAGGAAATTGAGAGTTGGAGGTGCTGTGGAGCCATCTCGTTGTAACTTTAGTGCTTGTGCAGTTGGGAATCGGGTTTTTCTTTTTGGTGGAGAAGGTGTTAATATGCAACCAATGAATGATACATTTGTTTTGGATCTGAATGCCAGTAACCCGGAGTGGCGGCATGTCAAAGTAACCTCTGCACCTCCTGGTAGATGGGGTCACACATTATCTTGCTTAAATGGATCTTGGTTGGTTGTGTTTGGTGGTTGTGGTACCCAGGGCTTGCTCAATGATGTCTTCATCCTAGACTTGGATGCCCAATTTCCAGCATGGCGTGAGATATCTGGACTTGCACCTCCCATGCCCAGGTCATGGCATAGTTCTTGCACTCTTGATGACACAAAGTTGGTGGTTTCAGGTGGGTGTGCTGATTCTGGAGTACTTCTCAGTGACACTCACCTATTGGACGTCACAATGGAGAAACCTGTATGGAGGGAGATCCCAGCCTCATGGACACCACCTTCCAGATTAGGGCACTCTCTGTCGGTGTACGATGGGCGTAAAATTCTGATGTTTGGTGGTCTGGCTAAGAGTGGGCCCCTTCGACTACGATCTAGTGACGTGTTCACCATGGACTTGAGCGAGGAAGAACCCTGTTGGAGGTGTATTACAGGTAGTGGAATGCCTGGTGCTGGGAATCCAGCTGGAATTGGTCCACCACCCCGCCTTGATCATGTGGCTGTTAGCCTTCCTGGAGGGAGAATCTTGATATTCGGAGGATCTGTGGCTGGTCTTCACTCAGCTTCCCAACTTTATCTTCTGGACCCAACCGAAGAGAAACCAACATGGAGGATACTGAATGTACCTGGTTCTCCACCTCGATTTGCTTGGGGCCATAGTACATGTGTTGTTGGAGGAACAAGAGCAATAGTACTTGGTGGCCAAACTGGAGAAGAGTGGATGTTGAGCGAGTTATACGAGCTGTCTTTAGCGAGCTCAATTATTTAA
- the LOC103991924 gene encoding protein ENHANCED DISEASE RESISTANCE 2-like, translating into MSPTTEKPAETATEAAGGGGGGQGALPAEPVGAAQDPCYDWRRDAIEGGSLRHVDLHTGTNGWASPPGDLFHLRGPNYFSRRQKCPSGEWLLRPAGVDWLRSTSRLDNVLGRPDNRVAGALRRARALGVARKAFIFAVNLQVPGRECHSAVFYFAAEEPIPPGSLFYRFVHGDDAFRNARFKIVNRIVKGPWIVRAAVGNHAACLLGKALTCKYLLGEDYLEIDVDIGSSALANAILHLALGCVTAVTIDMGFLVEAQAEEELPERLLGAVRVAQMEMSSATYVETKPKAAEAGKGGFRGLAKVNHHQDSSSTSKPSRSGDGKERNEG; encoded by the coding sequence ATGAGCCCGACGACGGAGAAGCCGGCCGAGACAGCCACCGAGGccgccggaggaggaggaggaggacaaggaGCACTGCCTGCGGAGCCCGTCGGGGCCGCGCAGGACCCCTGCTACGACTGGCGACGGGACGCGATCGAGGGCGGCTCCCTTCGCCACGTTGATCTCCACACGGGCACCAACGGCTGGGCCTCCCCTCCCGGTGACCTCTTTCACCTCCGTGGCCCCAACTACTTTTCCCGCCGGCAGAAGTGCCCCTCCGGCGAGTGGCTCCTCAGGCCCGCCGGCGTCGACTGGCTCCGCTCCACCTCCCGCCTTGACAACGTCCTCGGCCGCCCGGACAACCGCGTGGCCGGCGCCCTCCGACGCGCCCGCGCTCTCGGCGTCGCCCGTAAGGCCTTTATCTTCGCCGTCAATCTCCAGGTTCCTGGCCGTGAGTGCCACTCCGCCGTCTTCTACTTCGCCGCCGAGGAGCCAATCCCGCCGGGCTCCCTATTCTACCGCTTCGTCCACGGCGACGACGCCTTCCGGAATGCGCGATTCAAAATCGTCAACCGGATCGTGAAGGGACCTTGGATCGTGCGGGCCGCCGTCGGGAACCACGCTGCCTGCCTCCTGGGGAAGGCGCTCACCTGCAAATACCTCCTCGGTGAGGACTACCTCGAGATCGACGTTGACATCGGGAGCTCCGCCCTCGCCAACGCTATCCTCCACCTCGCCCTCGGCTGCGTGACGGCGGTCACAATCGACATGGGGTTCCTGGTGGAGGCGCAAGCGGAGGAGGAGCTGCCGGAGCGTCTCCTGGGTGCGGTCAGGGTAGCGCAGATGGAGATGAGTTCGGCCACCTACGTGGAGACTAAACCCAAGGCAGCAGAGGCCGGAAAGGGGGGGTTCCGCGGGctagcgaaggtcaaccaccaccAGGATAGTAGCTCGACTTCGAAGCCATCGAGATCAGGAGACGGCAAGGAACGCAACGAAGGTTAG
- the LOC103991920 gene encoding adagio-like protein 1 isoform X2, which yields MVSYPCRFLQCRGPFAQRRHPLVDATVVSEIRKCLEEGIEFQGDLLNFRKDGSPLMNRLQLTPIYGDDDIITHYIAIQFFTDTNVELGPLLSSTVKESARPDRLIASYVVQPISAGHGLICRELCSMLQLSDEVLCQKIFSRLSPRDIASVGSVCMRLYELTKNEDLWKMVCQNAWGSETTRALETVPGAKRLGWGRLARELTTLEAAAWRKLRVGGAVEPSRCNFSACAVGNRVFLFGGEGVNMQPMNDTFVLDLNASNPEWRHVKVTSAPPGRWGHTLSCLNGSWLVVFGGCGTQGLLNDVFILDLDAQFPAWREISGLAPPMPRSWHSSCTLDDTKLVVSGGCADSGVLLSDTHLLDVTMEKPVWREIPASWTPPSRLGHSLSVYDGRKILMFGGLAKSGPLRLRSSDVFTMDLSEEEPCWRCITGSGMPGAGNPAGIGPPPRLDHVAVSLPGGRILIFGGSVAGLHSASQLYLLDPTEEKPTWRILNVPGSPPRFAWGHSTCVVGGTRAIVLGGQTGEEWMLSELYELSLASSII from the exons ATGGTTTCTTATCCATG CCGGTTCTTGCAATGCAGAGGACCATTTGCTCAAAGGCGGCATCCTTTAGTAGATGCCACTGTAGTTTCTGAGATACGGAAGTgccttgaggagggaattgaattCCAAGGTGATCTATTGAATTTTAGGAAGGATGGTTCTCCATTGATGAATAGGCTTCAGCTAACACCAATTTATGGGGATGATGATATCATAACTCATTATATAGCCATTCAGTTCTTCACTGACACAAATGTTGAATTGGGACCTCTACTTAGTTCTACCGTTAAGGAATCTGCCAGACCTGATCGTTTGATAGCTAGTTATGTGGTCCAACCTATTTCAGCTGGTCATGGACTTATCTGTCGTGAACTTTGTAGCATGTTGCAACTGAGTGACGAGGTCTTGTGTCAGAAAATATTTTCAAGGTTGTCTCCAAGAGATATTGCATCTGTTGGTTCTGTATGCATGAGGCTGTATGAACTTACAAAGAATGAGGATCTCTGGAAAATGGTTTGTCAGAATGCATGGGGCAGTGAAACTACTCGTGCATTAGAAACTGTTCCAGGAGCTAAAAGACTTGGTTGGGGAAGACTTGCAAGAGAACTAACCACCCTAGAAGCTGCTGCATGGAGGAAATTGAGAGTTGGAGGTGCTGTGGAGCCATCTCGTTGTAACTTTAGTGCTTGTGCAGTTGGGAATCGGGTTTTTCTTTTTGGTGGAGAAGGTGTTAATATGCAACCAATGAATGATACATTTGTTTTGGATCTGAATGCCAGTAACCCGGAGTGGCGGCATGTCAAAGTAACCTCTGCACCTCCTGGTAGATGGGGTCACACATTATCTTGCTTAAATGGATCTTGGTTGGTTGTGTTTGGTGGTTGTGGTACCCAGGGCTTGCTCAATGATGTCTTCATCCTAGACTTGGATGCCCAATTTCCAGCATGGCGTGAGATATCTGGACTTGCACCTCCCATGCCCAGGTCATGGCATAGTTCTTGCACTCTTGATGACACAAAGTTGGTGGTTTCAGGTGGGTGTGCTGATTCTGGAGTACTTCTCAGTGACACTCACCTATTGGACGTCACAATGGAGAAACCTGTATGGAGGGAGATCCCAGCCTCATGGACACCACCTTCCAGATTAGGGCACTCTCTGTCGGTGTACGATGGGCGTAAAATTCTGATGTTTGGTGGTCTGGCTAAGAGTGGGCCCCTTCGACTACGATCTAGTGACGTGTTCACCATGGACTTGAGCGAGGAAGAACCCTGTTGGAGGTGTATTACAGGTAGTGGAATGCCTGGTGCTGGGAATCCAGCTGGAATTGGTCCACCACCCCGCCTTGATCATGTGGCTGTTAGCCTTCCTGGAGGGAGAATCTTGATATTCGGAGGATCTGTGGCTGGTCTTCACTCAGCTTCCCAACTTTATCTTCTGGACCCAACCGAAGAGAAACCAACATGGAGGATACTGAATGTACCTGGTTCTCCACCTCGATTTGCTTGGGGCCATAGTACATGTGTTGTTGGAGGAACAAGAGCAATAGTACTTGGTGGCCAAACTGGAGAAGAGTGGATGTTGAGCGAGTTATACGAGCTGTCTTTAGCGAGCTCAATTATTTAA
- the LOC135583926 gene encoding uncharacterized protein LOC135583926 isoform X2, whose protein sequence is MPNRDLGLGFSRFLGSDGLLPSLGNRGIFKKVCSRFLPIDIALSGISLIKKKIVMASFTSDKKAVKVNPYVDWVNIKLDFDWEDVTCSICLDFPHNGVLLLCSSYDKGCRPFICDTDQNHSNCLERFKSAHGVPAVAKEISASNGVSMVCIQDISSSPSSQPTCPLCRGDVTGWLIIDEARVYLNTKKRCCEEKHCEYVGNFSELQKHAQLKHPHSRPSEIDPAHQLNWENFQQSSEIIDVLSTIHAEVPHGVVLGDYVIEYGEAEAGDEYEDFHRNRGKWWTSCISCRVFPKFRRNRQRSSGGVRSSHGSSSDGSYRGEGSSRSVDIREYRFAETDDELAWTGVGAATSLMIPSHYRYGRHQSRVYYR, encoded by the exons ATGCCAAACAGAGATCTAGGGTTGGGGTTTTCACGTTTTCTGGGATCTGACGGCCTCTTACCTTCTCTGGGAAACCGAGGGATCTTTAAGAAGGTTTGCTCTCGCTTTCTTCCGATCGATATCGCCCTATCGGGCATCAGTTTGATCAAG AAAAAAATTGTGATGGCTTCATTCACATCTGACAAGAAGGCAGTCAAGGTGAACCCCTATGTGGACTGGGTCAACATAAAATTGGATTTTGATTGGGAAGATGTGACTTGCTCGATCTGTTTGGATTTTCCTCACAATGGGGTACTACTCCTATGCTCTTCATATGACAAGGGGTGTCGGCCGTTCATATGTGATACTGATCAAAACCACTCAAATTGTTTGGAGAGGTTTAAAAGTGCACACGGAGTGCCTGCTGTTGCAAAAGAAATATCAGCTTCAAATGGTGTTTCTATGGTATGCATTCAGGACATCTCTTCGAGCCCCAGCAGCCAACCAACCTGCCCACTGTGTAGGGGAGATGTAACAGGGTGGCTCATTATCGACGAGGCCCGTGTCTACTTGAACACGAAGAAACGATGTTGTGAAGAGAAACATTGTGAATATGTTGGAAACTTTTCTGAGCTTCAGAAACATGCTCAATTGAAACACCCACATTCACGCCCTTCTGAAATTGATCCTGCACATCAACTAAACTGGGAAAATTTCCAGCAGTCGTCTGAGATCATAGATGTTTTGAGCACTATACACGCAGAAGTACCCCATGGAGTGGTTTTGGGTGATTATGTCATCGAATATGGAGAAGCAGAAGCTGGTGATGAATATGAGGATTTCCATAGGAACAGGGGCAAATGGTGGACGTCTTGTATATCTTGTAGGGTGTTTCCGAAATTTAGGAGAAATCGACAAAGATCCAGTGGAGGTGTACGAAGCAGTCATGGGTCAAGTTCGGATGGATCGTATCGAGGTGAAGGTTCTTCAAGATCTGTAGATATAAGAGAGTATAGATTTGCTGAAACTGATGATGAACTTGCATGGACTGGTGTTGGTGCTGCAACATCACTGATGATTCCCAGCCATTACAG ATATGGGAGGCACCAGTCCCGTGTCTATTACCGATGA
- the LOC135643069 gene encoding uncharacterized protein LOC135643069, with protein MAFASSQLSFLTGTPLSPPPKRNRKPLVSRSCSMDKDALSEKGEVKLAKLAMVALAAGTLTLGSVESAVASKSGGRIGGQAFRSAAPRVSGPRINNSRTNIYVNPPVAPPLIGGYGYAVPYYGGWGWSPFMFFTPGPSIAVGVGGGFEVLIAFLVFGAVTAVIRGLLGRRDYEEDD; from the exons ATGGCCTTCGCCTCCTCTCAGCTCAGCTTCCTCACCGGAACCCCACTCTCCCCCCCTCCCAAGCGTAACAGGAAGCCACTGGTGTCGCGCAGCTGCTCCATGGACAAGGACGCATTAAG TGAGAAAGGTGAGGTGAAGTTGGCCAAACTGGCGATGGTGGCGTTAGCAGCAGGGACGCTGACGCTGGGATCCGTCGAATCGGCGGTGGCCTCAAAGTCCGGCGGCAGAATTGGCGGCCAGGCCTTCCGATCGGCGGCTCCCAGGGTGTCCGGCCCTCGGATTAACAATTCAAG GACAAACATCTACGTCAATCCCCCGGTAGCACCACCTCTTATCGGTGGCTATGGATATGCTGTGCCGTACTATGGTGGATGGGGATGGTCACCCTTCATGTTCTTCACACCAGGGCCTAGCATCGCGGTAGGTGTTGGTGGTGGTTTCGAAGTATTGATTGCGTTTCTAGTGTTTGGTGCCGTCACAGCAGTCATCAGAGGACTTTTGGGAAGGAGGGACTATGAAGAAGATGATTAA
- the LOC135583926 gene encoding uncharacterized protein LOC135583926 isoform X3 — MPNRDLGLGFSRFLGSDGLLPSLGNRGIFKKKKIVMASFTSDKKAVKVNPYVDWVNIKLDFDWEDVTCSICLDFPHNGVLLLCSSYDKGCRPFICDTDQNHSNCLERFKSAHGVPAVAKEISASNGVSMVCIQDISSSPSSQPTCPLCRGDVTGWLIIDEARVYLNTKKRCCEEKHCEYVGNFSELQKHAQLKHPHSRPSEIDPAHQLNWENFQQSSEIIDVLSTIHAEVPHGVVLGDYVIEYGEAEAGDEYEDFHRNRGKWWTSCISCRVFPKFRRNRQRSSGGVRSSHGSSSDGSYRGEGSSRSVDIREYRFAETDDELAWTGVGAATSLMIPSHYRWEYGRHQSRVYYR, encoded by the exons ATGCCAAACAGAGATCTAGGGTTGGGGTTTTCACGTTTTCTGGGATCTGACGGCCTCTTACCTTCTCTGGGAAACCGAGGGATCTTTAAGAAG AAAAAAATTGTGATGGCTTCATTCACATCTGACAAGAAGGCAGTCAAGGTGAACCCCTATGTGGACTGGGTCAACATAAAATTGGATTTTGATTGGGAAGATGTGACTTGCTCGATCTGTTTGGATTTTCCTCACAATGGGGTACTACTCCTATGCTCTTCATATGACAAGGGGTGTCGGCCGTTCATATGTGATACTGATCAAAACCACTCAAATTGTTTGGAGAGGTTTAAAAGTGCACACGGAGTGCCTGCTGTTGCAAAAGAAATATCAGCTTCAAATGGTGTTTCTATGGTATGCATTCAGGACATCTCTTCGAGCCCCAGCAGCCAACCAACCTGCCCACTGTGTAGGGGAGATGTAACAGGGTGGCTCATTATCGACGAGGCCCGTGTCTACTTGAACACGAAGAAACGATGTTGTGAAGAGAAACATTGTGAATATGTTGGAAACTTTTCTGAGCTTCAGAAACATGCTCAATTGAAACACCCACATTCACGCCCTTCTGAAATTGATCCTGCACATCAACTAAACTGGGAAAATTTCCAGCAGTCGTCTGAGATCATAGATGTTTTGAGCACTATACACGCAGAAGTACCCCATGGAGTGGTTTTGGGTGATTATGTCATCGAATATGGAGAAGCAGAAGCTGGTGATGAATATGAGGATTTCCATAGGAACAGGGGCAAATGGTGGACGTCTTGTATATCTTGTAGGGTGTTTCCGAAATTTAGGAGAAATCGACAAAGATCCAGTGGAGGTGTACGAAGCAGTCATGGGTCAAGTTCGGATGGATCGTATCGAGGTGAAGGTTCTTCAAGATCTGTAGATATAAGAGAGTATAGATTTGCTGAAACTGATGATGAACTTGCATGGACTGGTGTTGGTGCTGCAACATCACTGATGATTCCCAGCCATTACAGGTGGGA ATATGGGAGGCACCAGTCCCGTGTCTATTACCGATGA
- the LOC135583926 gene encoding uncharacterized protein LOC135583926 isoform X1, with amino-acid sequence MPNRDLGLGFSRFLGSDGLLPSLGNRGIFKKVCSRFLPIDIALSGISLIKKKIVMASFTSDKKAVKVNPYVDWVNIKLDFDWEDVTCSICLDFPHNGVLLLCSSYDKGCRPFICDTDQNHSNCLERFKSAHGVPAVAKEISASNGVSMVCIQDISSSPSSQPTCPLCRGDVTGWLIIDEARVYLNTKKRCCEEKHCEYVGNFSELQKHAQLKHPHSRPSEIDPAHQLNWENFQQSSEIIDVLSTIHAEVPHGVVLGDYVIEYGEAEAGDEYEDFHRNRGKWWTSCISCRVFPKFRRNRQRSSGGVRSSHGSSSDGSYRGEGSSRSVDIREYRFAETDDELAWTGVGAATSLMIPSHYRWEYGRHQSRVYYR; translated from the exons ATGCCAAACAGAGATCTAGGGTTGGGGTTTTCACGTTTTCTGGGATCTGACGGCCTCTTACCTTCTCTGGGAAACCGAGGGATCTTTAAGAAGGTTTGCTCTCGCTTTCTTCCGATCGATATCGCCCTATCGGGCATCAGTTTGATCAAG AAAAAAATTGTGATGGCTTCATTCACATCTGACAAGAAGGCAGTCAAGGTGAACCCCTATGTGGACTGGGTCAACATAAAATTGGATTTTGATTGGGAAGATGTGACTTGCTCGATCTGTTTGGATTTTCCTCACAATGGGGTACTACTCCTATGCTCTTCATATGACAAGGGGTGTCGGCCGTTCATATGTGATACTGATCAAAACCACTCAAATTGTTTGGAGAGGTTTAAAAGTGCACACGGAGTGCCTGCTGTTGCAAAAGAAATATCAGCTTCAAATGGTGTTTCTATGGTATGCATTCAGGACATCTCTTCGAGCCCCAGCAGCCAACCAACCTGCCCACTGTGTAGGGGAGATGTAACAGGGTGGCTCATTATCGACGAGGCCCGTGTCTACTTGAACACGAAGAAACGATGTTGTGAAGAGAAACATTGTGAATATGTTGGAAACTTTTCTGAGCTTCAGAAACATGCTCAATTGAAACACCCACATTCACGCCCTTCTGAAATTGATCCTGCACATCAACTAAACTGGGAAAATTTCCAGCAGTCGTCTGAGATCATAGATGTTTTGAGCACTATACACGCAGAAGTACCCCATGGAGTGGTTTTGGGTGATTATGTCATCGAATATGGAGAAGCAGAAGCTGGTGATGAATATGAGGATTTCCATAGGAACAGGGGCAAATGGTGGACGTCTTGTATATCTTGTAGGGTGTTTCCGAAATTTAGGAGAAATCGACAAAGATCCAGTGGAGGTGTACGAAGCAGTCATGGGTCAAGTTCGGATGGATCGTATCGAGGTGAAGGTTCTTCAAGATCTGTAGATATAAGAGAGTATAGATTTGCTGAAACTGATGATGAACTTGCATGGACTGGTGTTGGTGCTGCAACATCACTGATGATTCCCAGCCATTACAGGTGGGA ATATGGGAGGCACCAGTCCCGTGTCTATTACCGATGA
- the LOC135643713 gene encoding ribulose bisphosphate carboxylase small subunit, chloroplastic 3-like yields the protein MSAAFLSAGAVAGYVGLRADASAKLFPEKDFSVGWRSRTVSNGFRTRCMKTWNPFNNNKYEALSYLPPVSKESIAKEVDYMIAKGYIPCLEFDEVGQVHRTNSRIPGYYDGRYWTLWKLPMFGCTDPSLVLEEIEECKQVYPNAYIRLLSFDSQRQCQCMSFVIQKPTSATVANA from the exons ATGTCAGCTGCGTTCCTTTCTGCTGGGGCGGTCGCCGGCTACGTCGGCCTGAGGGCTGATGCTTCAGCTAAGCTTTTTCCAGAGAAAGACTTCTCCGTTGGGTGGCGATCGAGGACCGTCTCCAATGGCTTCAGAACTCGGTGCATGAAG ACATGGAACCCATTCAATAACAACAAGTACGAGGCGCTTTCTTACCTGCCACCCGTCTCCAAGGAATCAATAGCAAAGGAGGTTGATTACATGATAGCTAAAGGATATATCCCCTGCTTGGAATTTGATGAG GTGGGACAAGTGCACAGGACCAATAGCCGAATACCGGGCTACTACGACGGAAGGTATTGGACACTCTGGAAGCTACCAATGTTCGGATGCACGGACCCATCCCTAGTCCTTGAGGAGATCGAAGAATGTAAGCAGGTTTATCCTAATGCTTACATTCGCCTCCTGTCCTTCGACAGCCAGCGACAGTGCCAGTGCATGTCATTTGTCATCCAGAAACCCACATCGGCCACTGTTGCTAATGCCTAA